Proteins encoded together in one Bactrocera neohumeralis isolate Rockhampton chromosome 4, APGP_CSIRO_Bneo_wtdbg2-racon-allhic-juicebox.fasta_v2, whole genome shotgun sequence window:
- the LOC126755584 gene encoding sialin: MVEVQARTVLWYLVFIGFAVNYMIRINLNITIVEMIAKKPLLAPTITTQAPLLTNFTQSAFVNSNNTNSIHANMTSNNVAAIVSNHSSEVSLTLVKEPRYSWEKQFLNSLGIHYEADGFGWNEYQQGMVLGSFYWLHWLTQIPGGILAKKYGTKLVFGLSNAVGCWICFIIPLAAYWNYQLLLWLRILQGLVTGLSWPAMHHMTGKWIPPNERSKFVTAYLGSSVGVAAFYPLFGYVMHWTSWEWVYLMCGVIGTVWWCCWLYFVYNTPAEHPRINSSELRYIEKSLGTSVHHANLPPTPWRHILTSRGVWLNVIAQWGGIWGLFTMMTQAPTYFRVIHHWNIRATGWLSGFPHLMRMLFAFVFSMLADYLLRTDKIKRTNLRKLATAICLIVNGIMVLCLAWFGYNAMAAIVFLTLSLMFHGAVSSGPLAAIVDMSPNYAGIVMGISGSISVLPGFISSYLVGVMTLGNQTIEAWRNVFLLCAGMLIGCGVLYVFFSDSTLQDWNSPKRALVIDPKELEFLHTKITNENEKHSNNAEKNPDYKCAS, translated from the exons ATGGTGGAAG TTCAAGCGCGCACAGTGCTCTGGTATTTGGTTTTCATCGGTTTCGCGGTGAATTACATGATTCGCATCAATCTAAATATAACAATTGTGGAAATGATAGCCAAAAAACCGTTATTAGCGCCCACAATCACCACACAAGCGCCGCTCTTAACGAATTTCACACAAAGCGCATTCGTcaatagcaacaacaccaacagtaTTCACGCGAATATGACTAGCAATAATGTAGCAGCGATCGTGTCTAATCACAGCTCCGAAGTGTCACTAACGTTGGTGAAAGAGCCGCGCTATTCGTGGGAGAAGCAGTTTCTCAATTCATTGGGG ATACATTACGAAGCGGATGGTTTCGGCTGGAATGAGTATCAGCAGGGAATGGTTTTAGGCTCGTTTTATTGGTTACATTGGCTCACGCAAATTCCCGGTGGTATTTTGGCTAAAAAGTATGGCACGAAGTTGGTCTTCGGTCTATCGAATGCCGTCGGCTGTTGGATCTGTTTCATCATACCATTAGCCGCCTATTGGAATTATCAGCTGCTCTTATGGTTGCGTATACTACAAGGACTCGTAACG GGTTTATCATGGCCAGCTATGCATCACATGACCGGCAAATGGATACCGCCGAATGAGCGCAGCAAATTCGTCACCGCTTACTTGGGCAGTTCGGTAGGTGTCGCTGCATTCTATCCCTTATTTGGTTATGTTATGCATTGGACCTCATGGGAGTGGGTATATCTGATGTGTGGCGTCATTGGCACTGTATGGTGGTGTTGTTGGCTTTACTTTGTCTACAACACACCAGCGGAGCATCCGCGCATCAATAGCTCGGAACTGCGTTATATTGAGAAGTCATTGGGCACTTCGGTGCACCATGCCAATCTGCCTCCGACACCATGGCGGCATATACTCACATCACGAGGTGTCTGGCTGAATGTGATCGCACAGTGGGGCGGCATTTGGGGTCTATTCACGATGATGACACAGGCGCCAACATACTTTCGTGTTATACATCATTGGAACATACGCGCG ACCGGTTGGCTCTCCGGCTTTCCACATTTAATGCGTATGCTCTTCGCTTTTGTCTTCTCCATGTTGGCTGACTATTTGTTGCGTACGGATAAGATTAAGCGTACGAACTTGCGAAAATTGGCAACAGCGATTT GTTTAATTGTGAATGGCATTATGGTCTTGTGTCTGGCTTGGTTTGGCTATAATGCGATGGCAGCAATTGTTTTCCTCACGCTATCTTTAATGTTCCACGGCGCAGTTTCATCGGGTCCTCTAGCCGCCATTGTCGACATGTCTCCCAACTATGCGGGTATAGTTATGGGTATTAGCGGTTCGATTTCCGTGCTTCCAGGTTTCATATCATCCTATCTTGTAGGCGTTATGACGTTGGGCAAT CAAACAATCGAGGCTTGGCGTAATGTGTTTCTGCTCTGCGCGGGCATGTTGATTGGTTGTGGTGTGCTCTACGTATTTTTCTCCGATTCAACGCTGCAAGATTGGAACTCACCGAAACGTGCTTTAGTTATTGATCCGAAGGAGTTGGAATTCTTGCATACGAAGATCACAAACGAGAATGAGAAGCATAGTAATAATGCGGAGAAGAACCCTGACTATAAATGTGCGAGTTGA
- the LOC126755586 gene encoding LOW QUALITY PROTEIN: myb-like protein Q (The sequence of the model RefSeq protein was modified relative to this genomic sequence to represent the inferred CDS: deleted 1 base in 1 codon) produces MAAEVFNILFKDRVTKPQKKMLITLLRETKYMEGKKEKEWYWEKIQAALNTIGPKKTIIQWKKCWRDMRLTTRKKLAELKRCQLAGGSPPPGIELNQEDNDIIDIVGTEYFYEEMNGELKPENFMSGFDYVPEHFCDAILSAAAVSNGQQQHMQHQKEQQHAAQQQQQQQQQQQDHANNDAETNDAPGSSNHTDTHGGAFQTPGVGMQSHNGDHVSGSSSSQQHNSMPHLQAFHGGLHSHLLRRQQHAAAAMQRESAFEEKLLQFMQDAFPKKSKKRKNRDPDKLFLLSLYEEIKRVPEEIRLDVKGELIQVLKKYQKKTPGKQEKTQSQTHAQATASSTSKQSTSTTNDKIQLSQHAQITHSMYQLQKKYEKTEKEASPQSQVERVSASAVALHAQQQLPHTLFQLQKKYDEGAEKVHQQNEQRKHVEGSHQQHNSHQQAPAPPTSEQHLHHPQMAHGIMFPLPQIRNEQPSAQQHHAHNPHQQQQQQQQQPQHNPHQQQTQQHHPPTIFGATATASAMSSERPAMAYENVG; encoded by the exons ATGGCTGCTGAG gttttcaatattttattcaagGATCGTGTAACGAAACCGCAGAAGAAGATGCTTATCACACTGTTGCGTGAAACCAAGTACATGGAGGGGAAAAAGGAGAAGGAGTGGTACTGGGAAAAGATACAGGCAGCGCTAAACACAATTGGACCCAAGAAGACTATTATACAATGGAAGAAG TGTTGGCGTGATATGCGTTTGACCACGCGTAAGAAACTTGCCGAATTGAAACGCTGCCAATTGGCAGGCGGGTCACCGCCTCCGGGTATCGAGCTCAACCAAGAAGATAACGACATTATTGACATTGTAGGCACTGAATACTTTTACGAGGAAATGAATGGCGAGTTGAAGCCGGAAAACTTTATGTCGGGCTTTGATTATGTGCCGGAACATTTTTGCGATGCCATTTTAAGCGCTGCTGCAGTATCCAACGGTCAGCAACAGCATATGCAACATCAAAAGGAGCAGCAACATGcagcacaacagcaacaacagcagcagcagcaacaacaggatCATGCTAACAATGATGCCGAAACAAATGATGCGCCGGGTTCATCGAATCACACCGATACGCATGGTGGCGCATTTCAAACACCCGGCGTTGGCATGCAATCGCACAACGGTGACCACGTATCCGGTAGTAGTTCGTCACAACAGCACAATTCTATGCCACACCTGCAGGCATTCCATGGTGGCCTGCACTCGCATCTGTTGCGCCGCCAACAGCATGCTGCCGCTGCAATGCAACGAGAATCCGCATTTGAGGAGAAACTCTTGCAATTCATGCAAGACGCTTTtccaaagaaaagcaaaaaacggAAGAATCGAGATCCCGATAAGCTCTTCTTGCTCTCACTCTACGAGGAGATCAAACGTGTGCCCGAAGAGATACGACTCGATGTCAAGGGCGAACTCATA CAGGTGCTCAAAAAATACCAGAAAAAAACACCGGGGAAACAGGAGAAAACCCAatcacaaacacatgcacaagCCACAGCGTCGTCAACGAGCAAACAAAGTACGAGCACCACAAATGACAAGATACAATTGTCACAGCACGCGCAAATAACGCACAGCATGTATCAGCTGCAAAAGAAATATGAGAAAACTGAAAAAGAAGCATCGCCACAATCTCAAGTCGAACGCGTATCGGCTTCAGCCGTAGCGCTACacgcacaacaacaattgccACACACGCTATTCCAATTGCAAAAGAAATATGACGAGGGCGCCGAAAAGGTGCATCAGCAGAATGAGCAGCGCAAACATGTCGAGGGTAGTCATCAGCAACATAACAGCCATCAACAGGCGCCGGCACCACCCACCAGTGAACAACATCTACATCATCCACAAATGGCACATGGCATTATGTTTCCATTGCCACAAATACGCAACGAACAACCGTCGGCGCAACAACATCATGCACACAATCCccaccagcagcaacagcagcagcagcagcagccgcaacACAATCCACATCAACAGCAAACGCAACAACATCATCCGCCCACCATATTCGGTGCAACGGCCACCGCCAGCGCCATGAGCAGCGAACGGCCAGCCATGGCGTATGAGAATGTCGGGTGA
- the LOC126755589 gene encoding trypsin isoform X2, with translation MRLLNINSVAFLLLSFVEYNCATPIVGGKVIYNPGNAPKYPYMVSIQELHKPINSRGVEEFRHFCGGAMLNRWWFVTAAHCFLRKKLARISAVIGHENLSSANQNNSRYAIERVKFIYYQPTNIQNDIALARLKKSYEPELNLIKHAFGILPLPDMKNLSGVSCQIIGYGATQYAGELQNNLIEGEVKIITKQECSNILGRILAPPHDETTLCALGDNQDTCQGDSGGPLICKVNDVPYICGIVSHGLTCGVTGVPSIYTAIVPYLEWITWIINDKVEDS, from the exons ATGCGGTTGTTGAATATTAATAGCGTGGCGTTTCTATTACTTAGTTTTGTGGAGTATAATTGTGCAACACCTATTGTTGGTGGCAAAGTAATTTATAATCCAGGAAATG CACCTAAGTATCCTTATatggtttccatacaagaattgcATAAACCCATTAATTCACGGGGCGTTGAAGAGTTTCGACATTTCTGTGGTGGCGCTATGTTGAATCGTTGGTGGTTCGTGACTGCAGCACATTGTTTTTTGCGCAA AAAGTTAGCGCGCATATCAGCCGTTATCGGTCATGAAAACCTCTCAAGCGCCAATCAGAATAACAGTCGCTACGCCATCGAACGTGTTAAGTTTATTTACTATCAGCC tacaaatattcaaaatgatATTGCCTTGGCACGCTTGAAGAAGTCATATGAACCGGAGCTGAATTTAATCAAACATGCCTTTGGCATTTTACCGTTGCCTGACATGAAAAATTTAAGCGGTG TTTCCTGCCAAATTATAGGGTATGGTGCAACACAATATGCTGGGGAATTACAAAACAATTTGATTGAAGGTGAGgtgaaaataattacaaaacaaGAGTGTAGCAATATTTTGGGCAGAATATTGGCACCACCACATGATGAAACTACACTCTGTGCATTGGGTGATAATCAAGATACTTGTCAG GGAGACAGCGGTGGacctttaatatgtaaagtgaATGATGTTCCTTACATATGTGGTATTGTATCGCATGGACTAACTTGTGGTGTAACAGGTGTACCCAGCATCTATACAGCTATAGTACCTTATTTGGAGTGGATTACATGGATAATTAATGACAAAGTTGAAGATAGctga
- the LOC126755589 gene encoding trypsin I-P1 isoform X1, which yields MRLLNINSVAFLLLSFVEYNCATPIVGGKVIYNPGNAAPKYPYMVSIQELHKPINSRGVEEFRHFCGGAMLNRWWFVTAAHCFLRKKLARISAVIGHENLSSANQNNSRYAIERVKFIYYQPTNIQNDIALARLKKSYEPELNLIKHAFGILPLPDMKNLSGVSCQIIGYGATQYAGELQNNLIEGEVKIITKQECSNILGRILAPPHDETTLCALGDNQDTCQGDSGGPLICKVNDVPYICGIVSHGLTCGVTGVPSIYTAIVPYLEWITWIINDKVEDS from the exons ATGCGGTTGTTGAATATTAATAGCGTGGCGTTTCTATTACTTAGTTTTGTGGAGTATAATTGTGCAACACCTATTGTTGGTGGCAAAGTAATTTATAATCCAGGAAATG caGCACCTAAGTATCCTTATatggtttccatacaagaattgcATAAACCCATTAATTCACGGGGCGTTGAAGAGTTTCGACATTTCTGTGGTGGCGCTATGTTGAATCGTTGGTGGTTCGTGACTGCAGCACATTGTTTTTTGCGCAA AAAGTTAGCGCGCATATCAGCCGTTATCGGTCATGAAAACCTCTCAAGCGCCAATCAGAATAACAGTCGCTACGCCATCGAACGTGTTAAGTTTATTTACTATCAGCC tacaaatattcaaaatgatATTGCCTTGGCACGCTTGAAGAAGTCATATGAACCGGAGCTGAATTTAATCAAACATGCCTTTGGCATTTTACCGTTGCCTGACATGAAAAATTTAAGCGGTG TTTCCTGCCAAATTATAGGGTATGGTGCAACACAATATGCTGGGGAATTACAAAACAATTTGATTGAAGGTGAGgtgaaaataattacaaaacaaGAGTGTAGCAATATTTTGGGCAGAATATTGGCACCACCACATGATGAAACTACACTCTGTGCATTGGGTGATAATCAAGATACTTGTCAG GGAGACAGCGGTGGacctttaatatgtaaagtgaATGATGTTCCTTACATATGTGGTATTGTATCGCATGGACTAACTTGTGGTGTAACAGGTGTACCCAGCATCTATACAGCTATAGTACCTTATTTGGAGTGGATTACATGGATAATTAATGACAAAGTTGAAGATAGctga
- the LOC126755589 gene encoding hyaluronan-binding protein 2 isoform X3, which produces MVSIQELHKPINSRGVEEFRHFCGGAMLNRWWFVTAAHCFLRKKLARISAVIGHENLSSANQNNSRYAIERVKFIYYQPTNIQNDIALARLKKSYEPELNLIKHAFGILPLPDMKNLSGVSCQIIGYGATQYAGELQNNLIEGEVKIITKQECSNILGRILAPPHDETTLCALGDNQDTCQGDSGGPLICKVNDVPYICGIVSHGLTCGVTGVPSIYTAIVPYLEWITWIINDKVEDS; this is translated from the exons atggtttccatacaagaattgcATAAACCCATTAATTCACGGGGCGTTGAAGAGTTTCGACATTTCTGTGGTGGCGCTATGTTGAATCGTTGGTGGTTCGTGACTGCAGCACATTGTTTTTTGCGCAA AAAGTTAGCGCGCATATCAGCCGTTATCGGTCATGAAAACCTCTCAAGCGCCAATCAGAATAACAGTCGCTACGCCATCGAACGTGTTAAGTTTATTTACTATCAGCC tacaaatattcaaaatgatATTGCCTTGGCACGCTTGAAGAAGTCATATGAACCGGAGCTGAATTTAATCAAACATGCCTTTGGCATTTTACCGTTGCCTGACATGAAAAATTTAAGCGGTG TTTCCTGCCAAATTATAGGGTATGGTGCAACACAATATGCTGGGGAATTACAAAACAATTTGATTGAAGGTGAGgtgaaaataattacaaaacaaGAGTGTAGCAATATTTTGGGCAGAATATTGGCACCACCACATGATGAAACTACACTCTGTGCATTGGGTGATAATCAAGATACTTGTCAG GGAGACAGCGGTGGacctttaatatgtaaagtgaATGATGTTCCTTACATATGTGGTATTGTATCGCATGGACTAACTTGTGGTGTAACAGGTGTACCCAGCATCTATACAGCTATAGTACCTTATTTGGAGTGGATTACATGGATAATTAATGACAAAGTTGAAGATAGctga